GGGCCGTGCGGCGTATCGGTGTGCCATGGATGGTGCTCCCCGGTGCAAAAAAGTCTGTGATCGGCGCCGCACTACTTGAGAGTGCTTACTATTTGCGCCTCAGTGATCAAGGACGATGGGTTGCGGGGAAACCCTGAAACTATTTTGAAAAAGTTGTCGTCAGGACGCTTTGCCTTCGCGCAACACCAGCAAATACGGGGTGTAGTGCTCGGCTTGCAGGTTGAGGGTGTATTCCAGCGCCTTGATCACGGCGTCGGGTTTGTCGATCTCGAACACGCCGGACACCACGCGATTGCGCAGCGCATCGCCCAGCACCAGGGTCTTGCCGGGCCAGTAGCGATTCAACTCGCTGACCACTTCAGACAGTGGCTGCTGGCGAAACACCAGTTGCCGTTGGCGCCAGGCGAAACCGCTGGCCGCGTCGAAGCCGTGGACCTCGGCAAGGCGATGATCCTGATATTCCACCGCCCGGCCCGGCTCCAGATAGACCGGATCACCACTGCCCGCACTGACCTGCACTTTGCCCTGCGCCACCTGCACCCGCGTCTGCGCATCGCGCCGCGCCACACTGAATTGGGTGCCGATCACCTTCACCCAGCCATCGCCGGACTGCACCACGAAAGGTCGTGCCGGGTCCTTGGTCACGCTGAAAAACCCTTCACCACGCAGCAGACGAATCTGACGTTCACCGCCGCTCATGCGCACTTGAATCGCGCTGTCAGTGTTGAGTTGCAACTGGGAGCCATCGGCCAGTTCGACGGTGCGCGACTCGCCGGTGCGGGTGGCGTAGTCCGCGCGCAGGCGGTCGAGCCAGGGGGTGTTCTGTACGGTCAGCCCCACCGCCAGCAGCACGGCGGCCGCACAGGCCCAGCGTCGCACCGGCTTGCGCCAGGCCGCCTGTTCGGCACGGCGGATCACCCGTGCTGGCTCACGCAAACCGCCGAGCATGGCCTGCACTTCTTGCCAGGCGTCATCCTGAGGCTGGCCCTGCCCGAGCCAGGCGGCAAAGGCGTCCATTTCGGCTGCCGTGACATCTTCGGCCTGTAGGCGGAAATACCAGCCGGAGGCTTCTTCGAACAGCTCGTCGGCAGGGTGTGTAGCAGTCATGACCGACGTCCTTGTGTGTCGCTGGTGAGCCGCGTCTTGATGTAGGCGCGGCATTCAATCAAGGCGCGACGCAATTGGTATTCCACACTGCGCGGGGTGATCGACAGGCGTTCGCCAATCTCGCGGTAGGAAAGTTCGTCGACATGATAGAGCAGGAAGATCTGCCGAGTCGCCTCGGGCAACGCCAGGATAGCATCCTGCATCAGTTGCTCCTGCTGATAGGCGGCCAACTGCTCATCGGCACCTGGGTTGGTGCACGGCAGTTCTTCACTGGGTTCACCGGCATCCAGGCGCTCGCGGCGGATGGCCTGGCGTTGGTGATCACGCACCAGGTTGCTGGCGATGGTAAAGAGGAACGCGGGGAGGTTGTCGATCTTCTCGCCGGAGTCCAGGCGGGCCAGGCGCAGGAACGATTCCTGAGTCAGGTCGGCGGCCACCTGAGCGCTGCCGGTGCGGCGGGTGACGAAGGCTTCGAGGGCTTTCTTCTGCTCCGCGAACAGGCGCGCGATCTGCGAATTCCAGGAGGACACAGCACTACCTTGAGAAGAACGGAGGGTTCAGGAAGTGCGCACGCTAGCAGAGGATGAGATTGGTTCGCAATTGATATCTATTTTTTACTGTGGGTTATGCGGTGTTTTTGAGGCCGTCTTCGCGAGCAAGCCCGCTCCCACAGTGACCGAGTTCTAACATAAGAATGCGGTCAAAAAAATGTGGGAGCGGGCTTGCTCGCGAATACAGGCGACTCGGTGTTACTGAATCTCGTCAGGCTTAACGATCACCCAGTTCTTGTCCGCCGTCACCGGCAACCCTTCCTTAGCCTGCGCCGCCGCATGCTTGGCGATCATGCCGTTCAGTTGGGTCATGTATTTGTCCTTACGGTTGATCCACAAATGCACGCCGCCCTTGGCCACGTCCACATCGTGAAACAGCATGTAGCCATCGCTGGTCGGCGTGTCGCCGCCCACCAGCACCGGTTTTTTCCATTCGTCGATATAGGTGAGAATCGCCGCGTGCTTACCGGCCATCCAGGTCGCCGGGGTCCACAGGTAAGGGGTGAGTTCCAGGGCCGAGGTTGGCCTTCTCGTCATAGTTGCCAGCGCTGATCTGTTTGCGCGCAGTAGTCAGTTCGCCGGTCTTGCGGTCCTTGAGCAGGGTGGTCACGCCGATGACGTTCTCGGGTTTGACGTTGTAGCCGTACTTCGGATCGGCGGCGACCATGCGCACCAGTTCTTCCGAGGCAGCGGTCATCACATACACCTCAATGCCGTTTTCCATCAGCTTGTTGTACAGCTCGGCCTGGCCGGTGAAGACTTTCGGCGGTTGCACCTCGGACCTCTTCACCACATCGCCTTCGAAATAGCTGACGGGCACGGGCTTGCCGGAAGCCATCAACTCATCGACCTGCACTTTGAGTTCCTTGAGGGTGAACCCCGAAAACACCTGGGCGACCCACGGGTAGCAGACCATATCGTCCACTTCGCAGAGGCGATAGTAGTAACTGAACAGACTTTCCTTATGGTCGGCGGTGTCTTTGAACGGCATTAGCTTGAGCGAAGGATCAAGGCTGTCGCGGGTGATCAGGCCTTTGTTTTCCATGTAGGGCAGCAGGGATTCTTCGAGGTCGTAGCGGTAACTGGTGTTGTCCATGTCGAACACCGCGAAGTTACCCTTGTTGGCGTTGGCGGCGATCATTTCGTTCAGTTGCTTGGCGGCCGGGGCCGGCCAGTGTTTCAACTCGGTGGCGGCCATGGTTTGGCCGGCAAGGCCAAGGCACAGCGCGGCGGCAAACAATCTCGAAGCGAGCTTCATAAACGTTTCTCCCTGAGTGAAAGACACCGACGCTAACAAATCCCTGTGACAGTTATCGCCCGAGCGCGACCGCTTGCGTCGTGATCGCGCCAACGGCATGTGCCTGAGCGTCAAACGCTTATTCCAAAAACGACAGTCGCCATTCCATATCGGTATTAAATCAATATATTTCAAGCTGTTAGGCTTTCCGGTTCGCAATCGCAGGCTCACGCGATTGGCTGCCTTCTCAACGGAGCTTCAATGAATCTGCCCCTGATTCTCAACTTACTGGTGTTCGTGGCCCTGTTGCTGGGCCTGGCACAAACCCGTCGTACTAACTGGAGCCTCGCCAAGAAGGTGTTGTTCGCCCTCGTGCTCGGTGTGGTGTTCGGCACCGTTCTGCACACGATCTACGGCGACGGCAACCCGGTGCTCAAGGCCTCCATCGGCTGGTTCGACCTGGTCGGCAACGGCTATGTGCAACTGTTGCAAATGATCGTGATCCCGCTGGTATTTGCCTCGATCCTCAGCGCCGTGGCACGCCTGCACAATGCCTCGTCCCTGGGCAAGATCAGCTTCCTGACCATCGGCACGCTGCTCTTCACCACGGCGATTGCGGCGCTGATCGGTATCGGCCTGACCAACCTGTTCGGCCTCACCGCCGAGGGCCTGGTGGCCGGCACCCAGGAAATGGCGCGCCTGCAAGTGATCCAGAGTGATTACGCGGGCAAGGTCGCCGACCTGAATATCCCGCAACTGCTGCTGTCGTTTGTGCCGGCCAACCCGTTTGCCGACCTGGCACGGGCCAAGCCGACCTCGATCATCAGCGTGGTGATTTTCGCTGCCTTCCTGGGGGTTGCCGCGCTGCAACTGCTCAAGGATGACGTGGAAAAAGGCCAGAAAGTCCTTAACGCCATCGACACCCTGCAAGCCTGGGTGATGCGCCTGGTGCGCCTGGTGATGAAGCTCACGCCCTACGGCGTACTGGCGCTGATGACCAAGGTGGTCGCCGGTTCCAACCTGCAAGACATCATCAAGCTCGGCAGTTTTGTGGTGGTGTCGTACCTGGCGCTCGGCCTGATGTTCGTGGTGCACGGCCTGCTGCTGTCCCTGGCCGGGATCAACCCGCTGCGTTTCTTCCGCAAAGTGTGGCCGGTGCTGACCTTCGCCTTCACCAGCCGCTCCAGCGCGGCGGCGATCCCGCTGAGCATTGAAGCGCAGACCCGTCGCCTGGGCATCCCGCAATCCATCGCCGGTTTCGCTGCCTCGTTTGGCGCGACGATTGGCCAGAACGGCTGCGCAGGGCTTTACCCGGCGATGTTGGCGGTGATGGTAGCGCCGACCGTGGGCATCAACCCGCTGGACCCGCTGTGGATCGCGACCCTGGTGGCAATAGTGACCTTGAGTTCGGCAGGCGTTGCCGGCGTGGGCGGCGGTGCAACGTTCGCCGCGCTGATCGTACTGCCGGCCATGGGATTGCCGGTGTCACTGGTGGCGTTGCTGATTTCCGTGGAGCCACTGATCGACATGGGTCGCACGGCGCTGAACGTGAATGGTTCGATGACGGCGGGGGCGATTACCAGCCAGGTCATGGGGCAGACGGATAAAGCGCTGTTGAATGCCGATGAGCATGCGGAATTAGCGCAGGCTTAATGAAATCGGCTAGCAGGGATCTTGCTCCCTGCTAGCTCAACCGGTCGGCAGCCTTCCGATAGACCTCTTCACGTTCACGCTTGTCGACAGCAACGACAAATACCGTGATCTCCTGATCAATCACTTGATACACCAACCGGTAGCCACTGCTGCGAAGCTTGATCTTGTAGCAATCGGGTATAAGCCGTACAGACGGCTGGCTTCGATACGTGGGTTGATCAAGACTGCGGCCAACTTCTTTTTAAACTGTTGGCGAACGGTATCGCCAAGTTTGTGCCATTCCTTTAAAGCGCGCGCATCGAAGTCGAGTTCATAGGTCATCCAATGAGACCTTCACTCGTTGAGGCGCAGCCAACCGCTCCCGAACAGTTGCCAACAAAGCCTCGTCATCTTCAGTCATGAGCACAGGTTTGAAGGGTAACTGACCGCGCTCTGCCACGTACTGCAAAGCTTGGCGCATTAACTCCGATGGGGTGACGCCGAGTTTTTCCAGCTCGTGATAAGCACGAGCCTTAAGATCGTCGTCGATACGTACGTTAATAGAGGCCATGGGACAGCCATCACTGTAAAGACATTAGTCATTACAGTGATGTATAACAGTTGCTTGTGCAAGTCAGGCTTATCCGGTTCCGATCAGGCCTTTTCCCAAACCTCAAAGCTGTACGCCGGTTTTTCACCCTCAGGCGCATTCTCGACATTCGACACCAGCTTCCACTGGCCAGCATCAAACTCCGGAAACCAAGCATCCCCCTCCGGACTCAACGCCACTCGCGTCAAATACAGGCGATCCGCCTGCTCCAGCCCCTGCGCATACAATTGCGCACCGCCGATCAGCATCAGCTCGTCCGCGCCCTGCTCCAGTGCCCACGCCTCGGCGCGTTCCACCGCTGCCTCCAGCGACGGAAAAACTTCCGCACCTTCAAGCGCCAGATCGGTCTGACGGCTAACCACCAGGTTCAAGCGCCCTGGCAGCGGTCGACCGAGGGAGTCCCAGGTCTTGCGCCCCATGATGATCGGCTTGCCAAGCGTGGTGGCCTTGAAATATTTGAAATCCCCCGGCAAATGCCAGGGCATGCTGTTGTCGACGCCGATCACACGGTTTTCACCGAGGGCTGCGATCAGGCTTAAAGGGAGAGTTTTTTTCATGCCGACGAGAATACCAGAGCCCCGAGCCAGGGGTTATGCTCCAGGCTCACAAACACAACAGGACAGCGCGTGACTCCTCTGCACACTCTCTGGCTGACAGAAACCGTGCGCCTGCGCGAAGAACACGCAGGCCCGCTGGAAGATCTGGAGGCCAATCGCCTGGCCCGCACGGCCGGCGGCGATCTGCCGACGCGCATCCAGCAACGCGCCTTGCACCTGGCCGAGCGCGACGGGCTCACGAATGCCCTCACCCGCTGGCTGCAAGGTGCACGTCTGGCGTTGGTGCTGCTAGCGATAGTCGCCGTGATCAGCGGCGCTGGACTGGCGTTTGCTGCATTGGGCAACGGCCCGACGCCAGTCAACGTGTTCTGGGCGCTCGGCAGCTTGCTCGGGTTGAATCTCATCCTGTTGATCAGTTGGGCCCTGGGCCTGCTGTTTGCCGGTGAACACAGCGCCAGCCTCGGGCGACTGTGGTTATGGCTCAGCGAAAAACTCGCCCGAGATGCCAAGGCCGCACAACTGGCACCTGCACTGTTATTGCTGCTGCAACGGCAAAAACTCAATCGCTGGGCCGTGGGCGTGCTGGTCAACAGCCTGTGGTTGCTGGCATTGCTCAGCGCCTTGGTAATTATTCTTACGCTACTCGCCACCCGTCGTTATGGATTCGTGTGGGAAACCACTATTCTCGGTGCCGACACCTTTGTCGCCGTCACCCAGGCCCTCGGCACCCTGCCCGCGTTGCTGGGTTTCAACGTGCCGACCGTCGAGATGATCCGCGCCAGCGGCGACTCCGCCCTGAATATCGAAAGTGCCCGCCAAGCCTGGGCCGCCTGGCTGGTCGGCGTGCTGCTGGTCTATGGCCTGCTGCCCCGCCTGATCCTCGCCCTGCTTTGCCTGTGGCGCTGGAAACGCGGGCGCGCCGCCCTGCGCCTGGACCTCAACCTGCCCGGCTATAGCCAATTGCGCGAACGCCTGATGCCGAGCAGCGAGCGCCTTGGGGTCAACGATGCCGCGCCCGAGCAACTGCACCCCATCAGTGGCGGCGTCAGTGAATTGGAAAGCGACGGCGCCCTGCTGGTCGCCATTGAACTGGACGACCAACATCCCTGGCCGCCCAAGCTGCCCCCCAGCGTGAAGAACGCCGGCATCCTCGACAGCCGCGAGTCACGCCACAAACTGCTGGAACAACTCACGCGCTTCCCGCCCGCCCGCCTGGCCATCGCCTGCGACCCACGCCGCTCGCCGGATCGTGGCAGCCTCGCGCTGATCGCCGAACTCGCGCGCAGCGCCACCGCCACCCGCGTCTGGCTGCTGCAAGCGCCGTCCGGCCAGGCACTGGACGCCGAACGCCTGGGCGACTGGCACGCCGCGTTGCAGCAACTTGAGCTGCCATTCGCCGATTGCGCGCCGTTGAACTGGCTGGAGACGGGTCATGACTAAGCCGCTGAAACTCGCCGTGGTCGGCCACACCAATGTCGGCAAGACCTCGTTGCTGCGCACGCTGACCCGAGACGTAGGCTTCGGCGAAGTCTCCCATCGCCCCAGCACCACACGGCATGTCGAAGGCGCGCGCTTGTCGGTGGACGGCGAAGCCTTGCTGGAGTTGTACGACACACCCGGCCTGGAAGACGCCATCGCCCTGCTCGATTACCTGGAGCGCCTGGATCGCCCCGGCGAACGCCTCGACGGCCCGGCCCGCCTGGCGCGCTTCCTCGATGGCAGTGAAGCCCGCCAGCGTTTCGAACAGGAAGCCAAGGTGCTGCGCCAACTGCTGGCCTCGGACGCCGGCCTGTATGTGATCGACGCCCGCGAACCGGTGCTGGCCAAGTACCGCGACGAACTCCAAGTGCTGGCCAGTTGCGGCAAGCCGTTGCTGCCGGTGCTCAATTTCGTCAGCAGCAGCGACCATCGCGAGCCGGACTGGCGCGAAGCCCTGGCTCGCCTGGGCCTGCATGCGCTGGTGCGATTCGACAGTGTGGCGCCCCCGGAAGACGGTGAACGTCGGCTGTATGAAAGCCTCGCCCTGCTATTGGAAAGCGCGCGGCCACAGTTGGAACGCTTGATTCTTGATCAGGAGGCTCTGCGTCAGGCCCGCCAGCAAAGTGCTGCGCGACTGATCGCCGAATTGCTGATCGACTGCGCCGCCTGTCGCCGCAGTGTGGTCACCGAAGATGAACAACAAGCCATCGGCGACCTGCGCAAAGCCGTGCGCCAACGTGAACAGAAATGCGTGGAAGCCCTGCTCAAGCTGTTCGGCTTCCGACCGCAGGACGCCGCCGCCAGCGACTTGCCCCTGCTCGACGGGCGCTGGGGCGATGACCTGTTCAACCCGGAAACCCTCAAGCAACTGGGCGTGCGTGTCGGTGGCGGGATCGCCGCAGGGGCGGCGGCCGGTGCGGGCGTGGATTTGTTGGTCGGTGGATTAACGCTGGGCGCCGCCGCCCTGGCCGGTGCAATTGCCGGTGGCGCACTGCAAACCGCGCGCAGCTATGGCAGCCGGTTGCTGGGCAAAATCAAAGGCCAACGCGAGCTGACCGTCGACGACAGTGTGTTGCGCCTGCTCGCCCTGCGTCAGCGCCAGTTACTCAAGGCCCTGAACCTGCGCGGCCATGCGGCGATGCACAGCATCAAGGTCGACACGCCCCAGGACAAAAACTGGCGCGAAGGCAAGTTGCCGGACGCGCTGCATAAGGCGCGCGCCCATCCGCAATGGTCGTCCCTCAATCCTCACCCCAAGCTGAGCCAGGCTGAGCGCCAGGAACAGGTCGAGGCATTGGCGGCCAAACTCGACGACGCCGACTTCAAGGCTTCTTGAGCGGCGGCGTGTGCCAAGCGAATGCCAGGAAAGCGTTGCACAACACTTTGATTGCCGCCTTGTCCTGGTGGTCGGCAATACCGTTCTGGTCAAGATCGCTGTTGGTAAACGACTCCAGCACCCCATCACTGTCACCGTCATAGCCCGCAGCGGTATACACCAGGATACGTTTGCCCCGGGGCGAACAGCACCGATGAAAACTCAACTTGATCGTATTGGGTATGCCGCTCTTCGCCCAATGGCTGACTTGCATCGTCAGGTAACGCCGCCAGGTGTCCCCGGCATTGAACCAGCCTTGCTTCAGGAAGGTATCGGCAAATGCCTTGAGCAGTGCCTTATCCTCCGCCGATTTGCAGCCATCAAAATTGATATCGCCGGGTAACAGAATGTCGGCGACTCCGTCGGCGGTGATATCAATCGCCACCGCCTCATGGACCAGTTCGTCAGGTTCGTTCGCCGTCTGTTCAAAAAACTGCAGGATGACCATGTCAGCTTTGCCATTGCCGCTACGGTCCTGAGCGGTGGCTTTCAAGTAACGCATCACATACTCCCTTTCATGGCTGAAGAGCCCAGAAGAGTAATGATCGATTCGCCGACGCCTCTAGCCACCGCTTCCGGGTTGAGCGTACGAATTCACGTCAGGTCTCATCAGCAGGCGCAGTGCCCTGGCCTTGAGGGGTGCCAGATCCAGCACCGGCACGTGCAAGTCCTTAGCCTGCTCATCCCAATGGCGCATGCGCAAACTCACCGTATACAACGGGTCCTGTTCAAACGCCTGGGCCTCCTCGGCGCTCATCACACCGCCCTGATAGGCCAGGGTGCGCCGGCTGGCTTCGCTCAAGCGCGCGTAATAGTCCGGCTGGCTGAAGGTCAGATAGCGCTTGGCCTGCACGTGATACTCCACCAACTTGGCCATGCGCTCACTGAACCCTGCACGACGCAGATAATCCGCGCCCAGCCGTTCATGGCTGACCACGCCATAACCGCCCATGTTTTCCCCGCCTTGGCCGCAGATGTGCCCGATGTCGTGGAAAAACGCCGCCAACACCACCTCATCATCAAAGCCTTCGGCCATGGCCAGTTGCGCAGCTTGGGACATGTGCTCGATCTGCGACACCGGCTCGCCGATGTAATCCGCAGTGCCGTGCTGTTCATACAAGCCGAAGACGTCGGCGATGGTCTGTTCCGGGTTCATCACGCCGCTCCCCACAAGGTACGGATATTGCGCTCGGCCATCGCCGGCCCCACGCTCATGCCCACGCCGGTGTGCATCAACGCCGCGCTCACTCCCGGCGCCGCGCGCAGGAATGAAAACGGTCCCGGCCCCCGCGAGCCGTACACTCCCTGCCAACGCTCCACCACCTGGATTTTGCAGCTCAAGGTCTGTTCAGCCAGTTCGATCATCCAGTCATCCACCTGCTCGGCGTTGAAGGGCGATGCGTCACTGCCGTAGTCATGGGAGTCACCGATGATCAGTTCGCCGTGGGGCGTGGGGCTGATCAGCAGGTGAATGCCGTGTTCGTGCAGGTGCGGTGCATCGCGCAAGATCTGCGCCTGCACCGGCGCCGCCTCGGGCAGGTCGGCGAAAGCGCCGTAATGCACGCAGCTCAAGCCGGTGAGCAACGCGTGTTGCAGGTTCAGGTTGGCCGCTGGCCGCGCGCGCAGCATTTGCAGGCGGCAGATGCTCGGGTTGAGTTCGGCCATCGCGTCGGCCAACAAGGTTTGATAGTCGTGACCGGCGCACACGATGATCTGCTCACCGCGAAAGCTTCCCGCCGTGCTGTGCAACTGGCCCGGTTCGACGTCGCGCACCAAGGTGGAGAAGTAAAACTCCACATTCAGCTCTTGCGCCAGGTAGTTGATCAGCGCCGGGATCGCTTCACGGGAATACAGTTGCTGGTCGTCCTTGCCGTGCAGCGCAGCGCGGTGATGGCGGAACTGGCCGCCATACAAGTCCTTCATCGCCGCGCCTTGCAGCAATTCGACGTTGTAGCCGTGCTCTTTTGCCCGCCCCTCACAGAAGGCTTCCAGCAAGTGCTCTTCCGCTTCGGTGCGAGCGAACAGGTACGCGCCGTTACGCTTGAGTTGCAGCCCCGCGGCCTGCGCCCAATGGCCCCAGATTTCACGGCTTTCCCGCGCGAGGTCGAGCATCGGCCCCGGCGGTTGGCCGGTGACCAGGGCCTGGCCGAAGTTGCGTACCGAGGCGCCCAGTGGCGTGGCGCTGCGCTCGAACACCTTGACCTTGAGGCCGCGCTTGGCGGCGGCGAAGGCGTGGGACAGGCCGAGGATGCCGGCGCCGATGATCAGTAGGTCGCTTTGATAGTTCATCCTAAGGTGCCACCTTCTCCGACTTGCCGTCATAGCGCTTGCGCCATTCGGTCAGGATGCTGTCGCGGTTTTTCGAGGCCCAGGCGAAGTCGTTCTTGATCAGGCGCTGTTCATAGTCGGCCGGCAATTCGGTCTGCGGCTTGGCAATGCCAGGCTGGGCGAGGACGGCGAAGTTGTCCTTGTACAGGTCCATGGCAGCCGGGCTGGCGGAGAAATCCGCGAGCTTTTTCGCGGCGTCGGCGTTGTGGGTGCCTTTCATGACGGCAGTGGCTTCGATGTCCCAGCCCAGGCCTTCTTTCGGCAGGATGATGTCCAGCGGCGCGCCCTGGCGTTTCAACTGCACGGCCGGGTATTCGAAGGAAATGCCGATCGGGAACTCACCCGAAGCCGCCAGCTTGCACGGCTTGGAGCCGGAGTGAACGTACTGGCCGATGTTCTGGTGCAGGTCGTCCATGTACTGCCAGCCCTGCTTCTCGCCGTAGGTCTGCAGCCAGGCGCTGACGTCCAGGAACCCAGTGCCGGACGAGGCCGGGTTGGGCATAACGATCTTGCCCTTGTACTCAGGCTTGGTCAGGTCCTGCCAGCTCACCGGTTTGGTCAGGCCCTGCTTTTCGGCTTCGACGGTGTTGAAGCAGATGGTCGCGGCCCATACGTCCATGCCGACCCAGGCCGGCGGGTTGGCGGCGTCGCGGTAGTTCTTGCCGATCTTGTCCAGGTCCTTCGGTGCGTAGTTGTCCAGCATGCCCTGCTGGTCGAGGATCGCCAGGCTGGAAGCCGCCAGGCCCCAGACGGCGTCGGCTTGCGGGCGGTCTTTCTCGGCCAGCAGCTTGGCCGTGATGATGCCGGTGGAGTCGCGCACCCATTTGATTTCGATATCGGGGTTGGCCTGTTCAAAGGCCTTTTTGTAGGTCTTCAACTGCTCGGCTTCGAGGGCCGTGTACACGGTCAACTCGGTCTTGGCGAAGGCATTCAGGCTGAATGCAGTCAGTACGGCAGCGACCAGCGCCAGGGGCTTGAACATGGAGCACCTCCTTCAGGGATATTTATTGGCCGGGTGCGCTCTGGCGCCAGGCTTGGGAGCGGCGCAACGCGCCACGTGAGGCCCACGCCAGCAGCAGCGAGACGCCGGCCGAAGTGAACAGAATCAAGGTCGACATGGCCGCCGCGCCGCCCACGTTGCCGGCGTCGTCCATGTTCAACACGGCGACGGCGGCGAGGATGGTGTCGGGGCTGTAGAGGAAGATCGCGGCGGACACGGTGGTCATCGCCGACACAAACAGATAGCGCACGATGTCCAGCAATGCCGGCAGGCAAATCGGCACCGTGACTTTCAGGTAATGGCGGTACAGCGGCGCCTTGAGGGACAAGGCGGCGGCTTCGAACTCGGCGTCCAGTTGGCGCAGCGCCGTGGTGGCGGTCATCTGCGCGGTGGTCAGATAGTGAGCGATGGTGCACACCACCAGCAACGTCATGGTCCCGTAGAACACATGCAGCGGGTTGCCATTGAGGTTGAAAAAGAACACGTAACCCAGGCCCAGCACCAAACCCGGTACGGCCATCGGCACGAAGCTGAGCATGCGCAGGGCCAGGTTCAGACCCTTTTGGCCCTTGGTTTTTTCCATCAGGTAGGCGCCGGTGAAAATCAACACGCTGCCGATCAATGCGGTGCACAGCGCCATGGTCAGGCTGTTGCGATAGGCCAGCCAGCCGCCGCCGGCCGTGTCTTCGAACTGGTAATGGCTGAGCGACAACGACAGGTTGTACGGCCAGAACTTCACCAGCGACGAATACACCGCCATGCCGAACACCAGCAGCAACACGGCACAGATCAGCAGCACGATGGCCAGGTAGCAGCCGTCCCTCATGCGCGATGGCGCCGGTTGGAACACTTGGGCACGGCCGCTCATGGAATCGCCATGACGGCGGCGCAGCCAGGCATCCACCCCAAAGCTGAACAGCGCTGGCAGCAGCAACACCATGCCGATCAACGCGCCGCGGCCGAACTGTTGCTGGCCGACCACTGCCTTGTAGGCTTCCAGCGCCAGCACCTGATAATCGCCTCCGACCACCACGGGCACGCCGAAGTCGGTGATGGTCAGGGTGAATACCAGGCAGAACGCAGCGAACACCGCCTGACGCGTGGCCGGCCAGGTAATGCTGCGAAACGCCCGCGCCGGGCTGGCGCCCATGCTGGAGGCCGCATCGAACAGGCGCGCATCCGCCAGGGACAACGCCGACAGCAGAATCATCAAGGCATGTGGGAAGGTGTAGATCACCTCACCCAGCACAATGCCCCAGAAGCCGTAGATATTGTCCGAGAGCAACCCGCGCAGCATGCCCTGGTTGCCGAACAAGTAGACCAGCGCAATGCCCGGCAACATCGACGGCGCCATCAACGGCAGCAGTGACATGCCGCGCCAGATCGCCTTGCCGGGGATCAACGTGCGTTGCAGGGCGTAGGCAAACAGGTAGGCCAGCGGTACGACGATAGCCGCCACGCTGAGGGAAACTTTCAGGCTATTGCCCAGCAACCAGTGGAAGTTGGCGCTGGTGATCAGTTCCTGTGCAGCCACCAGGCCACCGCCCTGCCCGGCTTCACTGCTGAAACCGCGCCAGAAGATCGCCAGCAACGGCATCAATACCGCGAGGCCCAGCAACAACAGCCACAGCAGTTTGCCGCCGACGACGAAAATTTTGTCGCCGGTTTCGGCGCGGGACACCGGTCGTGGCAGCGTCATGACAGCGGCCATCTCAGGCAAACACCTGCAGGCTGCGCGGCGGCAAGGCCACCCAGATGTCCTGGGCGCCCAGGCGCGGCATGGCTTCCGGGGCCAACTCGGCCAACAGCGCATGGCCGGGCAGTTGCTCCAACTCGAAACTCATACGGCAGCGATTGCCGAGGAAGGTGATC
The genomic region above belongs to Pseudomonas azotoformans and contains:
- a CDS encoding FecR family protein codes for the protein MTATHPADELFEEASGWYFRLQAEDVTAAEMDAFAAWLGQGQPQDDAWQEVQAMLGGLREPARVIRRAEQAAWRKPVRRWACAAAVLLAVGLTVQNTPWLDRLRADYATRTGESRTVELADGSQLQLNTDSAIQVRMSGGERQIRLLRGEGFFSVTKDPARPFVVQSGDGWVKVIGTQFSVARRDAQTRVQVAQGKVQVSAGSGDPVYLEPGRAVEYQDHRLAEVHGFDAASGFAWRQRQLVFRQQPLSEVVSELNRYWPGKTLVLGDALRNRVVSGVFEIDKPDAVIKALEYTLNLQAEHYTPYLLVLREGKAS
- a CDS encoding RNA polymerase sigma factor, which gives rise to MSSWNSQIARLFAEQKKALEAFVTRRTGSAQVAADLTQESFLRLARLDSGEKIDNLPAFLFTIASNLVRDHQRQAIRRERLDAGEPSEELPCTNPGADEQLAAYQQEQLMQDAILALPEATRQIFLLYHVDELSYREIGERLSITPRSVEYQLRRALIECRAYIKTRLTSDTQGRRS
- a CDS encoding L-cystine transporter; the protein is MNLPLILNLLVFVALLLGLAQTRRTNWSLAKKVLFALVLGVVFGTVLHTIYGDGNPVLKASIGWFDLVGNGYVQLLQMIVIPLVFASILSAVARLHNASSLGKISFLTIGTLLFTTAIAALIGIGLTNLFGLTAEGLVAGTQEMARLQVIQSDYAGKVADLNIPQLLLSFVPANPFADLARAKPTSIISVVIFAAFLGVAALQLLKDDVEKGQKVLNAIDTLQAWVMRLVRLVMKLTPYGVLALMTKVVAGSNLQDIIKLGSFVVVSYLALGLMFVVHGLLLSLAGINPLRFFRKVWPVLTFAFTSRSSAAAIPLSIEAQTRRLGIPQSIAGFAASFGATIGQNGCAGLYPAMLAVMVAPTVGINPLDPLWIATLVAIVTLSSAGVAGVGGGATFAALIVLPAMGLPVSLVALLISVEPLIDMGRTALNVNGSMTAGAITSQVMGQTDKALLNADEHAELAQA
- a CDS encoding type II toxin-antitoxin system RelB/DinJ family antitoxin, translating into MASINVRIDDDLKARAYHELEKLGVTPSELMRQALQYVAERGQLPFKPVLMTEDDEALLATVRERLAAPQRVKVSLDDL
- a CDS encoding dihydrofolate reductase, translating into MKKTLPLSLIAALGENRVIGVDNSMPWHLPGDFKYFKATTLGKPIIMGRKTWDSLGRPLPGRLNLVVSRQTDLALEGAEVFPSLEAAVERAEAWALEQGADELMLIGGAQLYAQGLEQADRLYLTRVALSPEGDAWFPEFDAGQWKLVSNVENAPEGEKPAYSFEVWEKA
- a CDS encoding DUF2868 domain-containing protein, which codes for MTPLHTLWLTETVRLREEHAGPLEDLEANRLARTAGGDLPTRIQQRALHLAERDGLTNALTRWLQGARLALVLLAIVAVISGAGLAFAALGNGPTPVNVFWALGSLLGLNLILLISWALGLLFAGEHSASLGRLWLWLSEKLARDAKAAQLAPALLLLLQRQKLNRWAVGVLVNSLWLLALLSALVIILTLLATRRYGFVWETTILGADTFVAVTQALGTLPALLGFNVPTVEMIRASGDSALNIESARQAWAAWLVGVLLVYGLLPRLILALLCLWRWKRGRAALRLDLNLPGYSQLRERLMPSSERLGVNDAAPEQLHPISGGVSELESDGALLVAIELDDQHPWPPKLPPSVKNAGILDSRESRHKLLEQLTRFPPARLAIACDPRRSPDRGSLALIAELARSATATRVWLLQAPSGQALDAERLGDWHAALQQLELPFADCAPLNWLETGHD